One region of Miscanthus floridulus cultivar M001 chromosome 19, ASM1932011v1, whole genome shotgun sequence genomic DNA includes:
- the LOC136527962 gene encoding annexin Gh1-like: protein MATLKVPATVPPVADDCEQLRKAFQGWGTNEALIISILGHRDAAQRRAIRRAYAEAHGEELLRSITDEISGDFERAVILWTLDPAERDAVLANEAARKWQPGNRVLVEIACTRTSAQIFAARQAYHERFKRSLEEDIAAHVTGDFRKLLVPLVSTYRYDGPEVNTRLAHSEAKLLHEKIHHKVYSDDEIIRILTTRSKPQLLATFNHYNDAFGHRINKDLKADPKDEYLKTLRAIIRCFSCPDRYFEKVARQAIAGLGTDENALTRVITTRAEVDLKLIKEAYQKRNSVPLERAVAGDTSGDYESMLLALLGQE from the exons ATGGCGACGCTCAAGGTCCCAGCCACTGTCCCTCCCGTCGCCGATGACTGCGAGCAGCTCCGCAAGGCATTCCAAG GGTGGGGCACGAACGAGGCGCTCATCATCTCCATCCTCGGCCACCGCGACGCCGCGCAGCGCCGCGCTATCCGCCGCGCCTACGCCGAGGCCCACGGCGAGGAGCTCCTCCGCTCCATCACGGACGAGATCTCCGGCGACTTCGAG AGGGCCGTGATCCTGTGGACGCTGGACCCAGCGGAGCGGGACGCGGTGCTGGCCAACGAGGCGGCGCGGAAGTGGCAGCCCGGGAACCGCGTGCTCGTCGAGATCGCCTGCACGCGCACCTCCGCGCAGATCTTCGCGGCCAGGCAGGCGTATCACGAGCGGTTCAAGCGCTCGCTTGAGGAGGACATCGCTGCGCACGTCACTGGGGACTTCCGCAAG CTTCTGGTGCCACTTGTAAGTACATATCGCTATGATGGACCAGAGGTCAACACAAGGTTGGCACACTCAGAAGCCAAACTACTTCATGAGAAGATCCATCACAAGGTTTACAGTGATGATGAGATCATCAGAATCCTCACCACTAGGAGCAAACCTCAGCTGCTTGCTACATTCAATCATTACAATGATGCATTTGGCCACCGAATCAACAAG GATCTGAAGGCTGACCCCAAGGATGAGTACCTCAAAACGCTGCGGGCAATCATCCGGTGCTTCAGTTGCCCCGACAGGTACTTTGAGAAGGTCGCCAGGCAGGCCATAGCGGGCCTAGGCACCGACGAGAACGCCCTGACCAGGGTCATCACAACCCGCGCTGAGGTGGACCTGAAGCTGATTAAGGAGGCGTATCAGAAGAGGAACAGCGTGCCCCTGGAGCGCGCTGTCGCGGGGGACACCTCCGGCGACTACGAGAGCATGCTCCTCGCGCTCCTGGGACAGGAGTGA
- the LOC136527976 gene encoding LOW QUALITY PROTEIN: oxidation resistance protein 1-like (The sequence of the model RefSeq protein was modified relative to this genomic sequence to represent the inferred CDS: deleted 1 base in 1 codon), translating to MRYLPALGGKAAHLVSDLATVILNPVSERERQRHHPSHLPEATEGKDTLFGDDDSDQNSETPDGPDTSSFRAFLMSFVPSSTASKDSMETTTEHNRDVEYPTLTPVGKACSERKGLLSRGKHSIGRIISKAGLGNLRQKQTHSIDGEIIGQTESVAPRFEMKGSKESTLHGKLPAMSEPSVLLTEMMRAVLYTSLPVLVQGRNWMLVYSTWRHGISLSTLYRRSRLCAGYSLLIVGDRRGAVFGGLVEAPLQPIIKRKYQGTNDCFVFTNVDGHPVICHPTGANNYFTFCSTDYLAMGGGGHFALYLDGDLVTGSSSTSETFNNPCLSHTQEFKIKDVELWGFVNASKYEEMLTICRTEKQGIWNL from the exons ATGCGGTATCTACCGGCGCTGGGCGGGAAGGCGGCGCACCTGGTGTCCGACCTCGCCACCGTCATCCTCAACCCCGTCTCCGAGCGCGAGCGCCAGCGACACCACCCCTCCCACCTCCCG GAGGCCACTGAAGGAAAAGACACACTATTCGGTGATGATGATTCTGACCAAAATTCTGAGACTCCTGATGGTCCTGACACATCTTCTTTCAGAGCATTTCTGATGTCCTTTGTGCCTTCCTCAACTGCCAGCAAGGATTCAATGGAGACCACAACTGAACATAATCGAGATGTGGAATACCCAACTTTAACACCTGTTGGGAAGGCATGCAGTGAGAGG AAAGGCCTGCTTAGTAGAGGGAAGCATTCCATTGGTAGGATTATTAGCAAAGCAGGACTTGGTAATTTGAGACAGAAACAGACCCACAGCATTGATGGTGAAATCATAGGTCAAACAGAATCAGTTGCACCCAGATTTGAAATGAAGGGATCAAAAGAATCAACTTTGCATGGTAAATTGCCAGCTATGTCTGAACCATCTGTTCTTCTGACAGAAATGATGCGAGCTGTTCTTTATACATCTCTTCCTGTTCTTGTTCAAGGAAGGAACTGGATGCTGGTATACAG CACCTGGAGGCATGGAATATCTTTGTCTACTTTGTATCGAAGAAGCAGGCTTTGTGCTGGCTACTCACTTCTG ATAGTTGGGGATCGAAGAGGAGCAGTTTTTGGTGGTTTAGTCGAGGCCCCACTGCAGCCTATCATAAAAAGGAAGTATCAG GGAACTAATGACTGCTTTGTGTTCACCAACGTAGATGGTCATCCTGTTATATGCCATCCAACAG GTGCTAATAACTATTTTACATTTTGCTCTACGGACTATTTGGCAATGGGAGGTGGTGGTCACTTCGCACTCTATCTCGATGGAGACCT TGTGACTGGTTCTAGCTCCACTTCCGAGACTTTTAACAACCCATGCTTATCCCATACCCAGGAATTCAAAATCAAAGATGTCGAG CTTTGGGGTTTCGTCAACGCTTCCAAGTATGAAGAGATGCTCACGATCTGCCGCACCGAAAAGCAAGGAATTTGGAATCTGTGA
- the LOC136525841 gene encoding uncharacterized protein codes for MQRGAASARANRKEQVTQGEATEAATKQAGEEAPTPREARALKLGEAEAPSITEATEGEAEAPRTSEVEVVEVKASRASEAEVADAEAPRTTEAEVVEAGAPGTTEAEVAKAGLGAAKPAA; via the coding sequence atgcagcgtggcgcggcgtcggccagGGCCAACCGGAAGGAGCAGGTCACCCAGGGAGAGGCTACTGAGGCGGCCACGAAGcaggcgggggaggaggcgcctacgccCCGTGAGGCTAGGGCCCTCAAGTTAGGTGAAGCTGAGGCACCATCAAtcactgaggccaccgagggcgaggccgaggcccctaggacctccgaggTCGAGGTGGTGGAGGTCAAGGCTTCTAGGGCTTCCGAAGCCGAGGTGGCGGATGCCGAGGCTCCTAGGActaccgaggccgaggtggtggaggctggagctcctgggaccaccgaggccgaggtggcgaaGGCTGGCTTGGGCGCGGCGAAGCCGGCGGCCTAG